The genomic segment ttaaaagaaattctttttgtaagtaTTTTCATGATTTTAATTTTCCACTGGCAGTTTATGAATGTTCCATTTCCCTCACATAATTACTAAACACCTGATATTCTAACAGATGTATAGTTCCATCATCAATGTTTTAACTTGAAGTTCATTGATAAGTGATGAACTGGACatttttaatgtgcttatttgccaccaGAATATGCCCTATGAATaagtgaatttttgtttttatgatcaTTTTCATggactgttttctttttcttattttatcatTGATATTATTTTTGAGTTTTGAGTCCTATCTCTGTATATACTATGGAGATCTGGTGAAAAAGTTATTAAAGATCTGGGTGGCTCAAACATCCACTGAAATGTGTCATAGATTTGGTAAGAGGGGatttactgggtttttttttttttttttcctggtcttacTGAATGTATTTAATCTTTTGCACCATGTGTGATGGTAACTGCACGCTGTTCATGGGTGTCCTCTTTCGTTTTGAGAAAGCTCTATTTTAATACTAATTTGATCAAAGTTTTATCACATTTATTGAGACTTTTAAAATGTTTCTCTACATCTATGTATATGGCATTGTTTGCCATTTTATTTGTTATTATGATAAATgtcattaattgattttttttaatgggaaactaTCCATGCTTTCCTGGGGCACACCAAATTAAGTGTACTATTGTCTTTACATACTGTCAGACacaatttcttaaatttttctttagatttttTGCATACGTgctctgttgttttcttttcttttaatgtctttgtctgCCTTTGATATCGGTTTAACCTATCCTCATAAAGGAAATGTAAATATGCCCTTCTCTTCAGTTCTGTAAAAAAGTCTCTGTACAATTGGCTTATTCTTTTTCCCTAAATACTTCATAAAATTTTCCAATCAAGCCACTTGGAATGATGAGAATGGGGCGTGTCTTAAATTTCCATTTTGATATTCTCTTTAGATATGATATTTTTCTCACATGTTTTCTAGTCTCTACATATATGGAAAAATACCATAACCCACCTTGCAGTGTCCTATCCTAAAACCCAGATTGCAGTCTTTTTTAAAGACAACCTTAGCGTatctaaaatttaatttttttctcattacaaatttttctaatattaaaagaataagaaaatagaAATGGAAAATTAGGAGGGAACATGGAGCAACTATGTCCAGAAATCATAGCAAATATAGAAAATGCTACATATCACACCTCACCCACTAGAAACACAGCATAGTCCAAACCATGGGTTAGCTCCTTATGCTTCTTCCAAGCAAAAAAAGCAGGATAATCAAAATGATGAATTCAGACAATAGATTCTGATCAAAATACATGcttatattattcaaatttaagaaaATCCAGGCAAACAAAAACAAGGCAACAAACATAACTCAGCATACAATAGACTTCTTATGCAAGGGTACAGAAACAATTAGAAAATCACTTCTAAACAAGAGTAATTATTATTTTCGAGAGAGAGAAGGATAACAACCTATTGGACAAAAGCACGGATTTAGGAAGCAATATCTGTCTGGGAGAGACAAAATGAAAAAACCTGGAAACTTCTGTGGCTGACCTCAATAAATCTGTCTTAACTTATATACCCACTGATACAGGCAAAATTGGCTAATTTAGACAAAACCAGATACTCAGCTGATCCTGTTGAatacagttttattttgtttatactAATATTAcaatatagtaataataaaaatgataaagtatATGGACTCCAAGGgctcaaatatgaaagtaaagGCACTGATGATGAAAGAGAGGGATTTCAAGGTTTAGAAAGTGGACATTTGAGCAAATTCATATAACTGAGTACTCGAACCAACCCACCCCAGTGAGCCTTGTTTTAATCAGAATTAGCCACCCAGAGCAGAGTGTAAGAAATAAAATAGgaggtgtgtgtgagcatgcatacatacacacacacacacacatactttctatatatatatatttttctactaGATAAGGAAAACACCAGGTATTTGTAAACCTTCCTGTATCCATTAGTTTCACTATCCCACTCAACATATTCAatgttcttattaaaaaaaaaaaagtaacacccTCCAGACATTCTAGTATACTATCAACTGTCTTAATTATTATGCTTATAATGCATCGCTCCTGCTCCAGGAAGGCAACGCTTTGTACTGTTTCATTTATTAATCTACTTACAGCCTTAGTAGAGTGACTGGTAGAAGGCAATATAGAAATACATGTTATCTGTGATTTTGTGCTTGATATCCCCTCTGGGGgcacaaagaaaaaatttttaaagtgcaAAATGTAATACTGACTGTCAAGAAAATATATTGCATAATTTTTCTAAAGTCCTATGTAaggcatattttacatttttattcctcaaactgtagatcaagggattcaacatggggatcaccaGGGTGTGAAATATGGAAGCCACTTTATCACTGTCAAAGGACTGACTGGACTTGGGCTGCagatacataaagattaaagtcccatagaacactaccaccacagtcaggtgggatccacaggtggagaaggccttgtgcctGCCCTCAGTGGAGCTCAATTTGATAATGGATACAATTATAAGTATGTAAGAAACAAGAACTATTAGAAGGGATGAAATCAAATCAAAAACAGATAAGATGAAAATGACCAATTTGATCTCGTGTGTGCCTAAGCAGAGCAAAGATAACAAGGGGAGACtgtcacagtagaaatgcctgatgacattgtggccacagaaggataaattaaaaatctttatggtgaccagaagagaaaaaaatgtgctGTAGAGATAAGGGATTTCCACCAGCACAGAACACACCCCTCGTGACATGATGATGGTGTAGCGCAAAGGATTACAGATAGCCATATAGTGGTCATAGGACATTGCTGACAGAATAAACAGTTCAGTAGTTATGAACATAATAACGAAAACTAGCTGTGTAGCACAAAAATAACAGGAGATTGTATTTTCATCTACAACAAAATTTACCAACATTTTGGGTCCCACGGCTGTTGAATAACcaagatcagtgatagccagatgtctgagaaaaaagtacatgggtgtttGTAGCCTGGAGTCCatcttggtgaggatgatgatgcccaagttgcccaccactgagatcatgtagatggtgagaaacagcctGAACAATGGTGCCTGCAGCTCTTGGCGGTCTGTGATTCCCATCAGAATGAACTCATTCAGCGCTGTTAGATTGTGTTTATCTATCTGGGTATACCAGGAAACCTGTTCTGGGTAGAGACATCAGCATCATCAATAGCTTTTATATAACATCACCTAGTAGATTTTTAGTATATAAAACCGATACGAATAGTATAAATCCAAACGTTCCATTTTAGGATGTTTGAATACATACCCAACTCCCACAAAttttacacatacacatacacatgtccATATTAGATAGATTGAAGGATACATTAGtatataaatgaaacaagaatGAATAATATGTTAAACCTTTAGGTGTTAGTACTTGGATATTTATTGTACTCTTCTTAAAACTTACGTCTTTTTCACATACCTAAAAAAAATACGTGGATACATTTTGAACTCTCTccttcaaaatattattttatgaaaACTCATATAAATAGATGGTCCAGGATGGAACAATCTACGTAATAGACAGGTCTTTGATAGACATATAATTGATCACAGTGGAAATTACTTATCTTTATACATGAAAACATCTCTagagatatatgtatatagatgCAACCTCTGCTATACTTTCATTTGTAATGCATACAATGTGGTGCTTTGGGCAGATAACATAAgttatatgaatttttttatccACATCTGAAAAATCATATTCCAACTCTTTTTTGCAGGGTTGCTAGAAAGGATAAATGAGAGTTAAATTCTTCAATGTGTCTATAATAGTTGAAAATAACTCTAAAATAGTATGTGCCTAGTATTATTTGTTCTACCtatttgtctgtctttctgtctgccTGTATATCTACCATCTATCATTGTCATATATTGTTTTTTGATGTTGACAGTATTacttgaaataataataatacttgaaATACTTGAAagcattattatttttgttaattgTTTTGATCTTTAAGATATTTATAGGTATATTGTTCTGGAATGTGACTTAAATTCTTTGCCACCATTTTCATGATGAATAGGTTCATTAAGATATTATCCTTGTAATTGACCCCAGCCCCATAGTCCATAACACCCATTCTAAGAATAAAGTGTCTAAAAGTGCCATTCTGTAGGTTACTTTCTCTTTTGGTCTACTTAAAATACTTACTCCTCCAGTTGGGCAATCATATGGGGAAATCTGACCAAATAGTGAAAACTTGATGCCATAAACTCCCCCTTTTAAAAAAGCATCCTCTACTTTATgaaaaagaaagtttaaaaagTCACAATATGATACAGTAGCAtaggagaagaagaaaatgtaCTGATGATGACGTCTGTGTGAATTACCAGAAGTTATTTAAAACCTTTTTGAACACAAAACATGCTATGTTAAACATTGGAACTCCTATGTGTCATGAGATATCACAGATGAATTCAACTacagtctttaaaaaaatgtatctgaatataccacagatgcttttaaaaataagataataACCCTGCAGGTTAATATAACAAAATTGTAGGTTGAAAACTTTGTGATCATCACTGCAGCGTAAGTATGTGTGTCTATCAATCTATCCACccatatatctatctatctgtctgtctgtctgtctatctatctctatctgttgtctatctatctacctaaatCACTACCAATCTATCCATCTACATATTTGTCTATATATCTGTTTATCTGACATGTATCTATTCCTAAATACTATGAGCAGAGCAGTTTCTGAGTAAATTATTAATCAGCAAATGCAGACATTAAACTTCATGACATTAAATTATAAAAGTGAATAAATGAAGTGCGTATTTATTTCATGTAAAACATATCAGGAATAATGTTGGAAAGCAGACAAATTGAATCaaaattcttaatatttttctgGGGCTTTGCTATCTATGAAAAATGAGGCTGTGACTATGTCACTAAAATATTCTAGATATTAGTAAAATGTGGCAATTCTTAAAAAATTCTTCATTTTACCTGTAATGAATCTGTTTTGACACCCCATGTGCTTCTGAACATGGCATAGTGGGAACAACTTATAGCATTCTCTCAGCCCTTGAGACTCTCCCTGAGGAGATACCAAGCAATGTGTTAATTATGTCTGAAGCACCTGAAAGCTTAACAAAACATGGAGGATATTTGTTAATTTTCTAAACAAATTGTATTCACCAGGAAGTAAGCTTCTTTTAGatgcatttcttcatttattctcAGTTAAGTTTCAATTTATCCATCCAAGGatctacaataaaatatttacctTTAGGTAAGACCCTTCAATATGCCTCCATTTACATGATGTCCTCAAATGGAATGAAATTAGTGAATTTCATAAACATAATGCatactttctttgtgtttttttccatgttttcacTATTGTTTTACCTTGGGGGCAGATATTAGTCACTGTGAGACCTCCTATTATTGCAAGTTGTCTGTTTAAGACAcctctcttattttattttattagattaACATATTCTATTTTATTAGCATGAATCAACTCGAGAAGAAACAGTTACATACATCCATTTaaaactggaacatggaatgtacggaatatgaatcttggaaaattggaagttgtgaaaaatgaagtgaaacacatgaagatcaatatcctaggcattagtgagctgaaatggaccggtattgtccattttgaattggacagtcacgTGATATACTACACcagaatgaaaaactgaagaggaatgacatcgtTCTTAttctcaaaaa from the Loxodonta africana isolate mLoxAfr1 chromosome 7, mLoxAfr1.hap2, whole genome shotgun sequence genome contains:
- the LOC135232035 gene encoding olfactory receptor 8K3-like, whose translation is MGITDRQELQAPLFRLFLTIYMISVVGNLGIIILTKMDSRLQTPMYFFLRHLAITDLGYSTAVGPKMLVNFVVDENTISCYFCATQLVFVIMFITTELFILSAMSYDHYMAICNPLRYTIIMSRGVCSVLVEIPYLYSTFFSLLVTIKIFNLSFCGHNVIRHFYCDSLPLLSLLCLGTHEIKLVIFILSVFDLISSLLIVLVSYILIIVSIIKLSSTEGRHKAFSTCGSHLTVVVVFYGTLIFMYLQPKSSQSFDSDKVASIFHTLVIPMLNPLIYSLRNKNVKYALHRTLEKLCNIFS